Proteins encoded within one genomic window of Prosthecobacter fusiformis:
- a CDS encoding aminopeptidase, translated as MHDPRVDQLARQLVRYSTQVKKGDLVWIDCFDVPNYVAQALIRAVVDAKARPIVKLHDTAVTRELMVHADETQYDIIGESELELMKKMDCYIAVRGSHNITENSDVPAEKMKMVMAKLRPLQNERVNNTRWCVLRWPTSAMAQQAGMSTRAFEDFYFNVCLLDYAALIPAMNGLKKLMDKAKDVHITGPGTDLSFSLKGLKSIVCGGRHNIPDGEVFSAPVKDSVEGVISYNAPTIYQGIAFDSVRLEFSKGKIVNATANNTAAINKIFDSDEGARYIGEFAIGFNREIREPMRDILFDEKIAGSFHFTPGQAYEGVADNTNRSQVHWDLVNIQRPDYGGGEIYFDGELIRKNGQFLAPELKPLN; from the coding sequence ATGCACGATCCACGCGTTGACCAGCTCGCTCGCCAACTTGTCCGCTATTCCACCCAGGTGAAGAAAGGGGACTTGGTCTGGATTGATTGTTTTGATGTACCCAATTATGTGGCCCAGGCGCTGATCCGTGCCGTGGTGGATGCCAAGGCCCGGCCTATCGTGAAGCTGCATGATACGGCTGTGACCCGGGAGCTCATGGTGCATGCCGATGAAACGCAGTATGATATCATCGGTGAAAGCGAACTGGAGTTGATGAAAAAAATGGACTGCTACATTGCGGTGCGTGGCAGCCATAACATCACTGAAAACAGTGATGTGCCTGCGGAGAAGATGAAGATGGTGATGGCGAAACTGCGGCCCCTGCAAAATGAGCGCGTGAACAATACCCGCTGGTGTGTGCTGCGCTGGCCGACGAGTGCGATGGCGCAGCAGGCGGGCATGAGCACGCGGGCCTTTGAGGACTTTTATTTCAACGTCTGCCTGCTGGACTATGCGGCGCTGATCCCGGCGATGAATGGGCTGAAGAAGCTGATGGACAAGGCCAAGGACGTGCACATCACCGGTCCGGGCACGGATCTGAGTTTCAGCCTGAAGGGGCTGAAGTCCATCGTCTGTGGCGGCCGTCATAACATCCCGGATGGGGAGGTCTTCAGTGCGCCCGTGAAGGACAGTGTGGAAGGGGTGATCAGCTACAACGCGCCGACGATTTATCAGGGCATCGCGTTTGATTCGGTGCGCCTGGAGTTTTCCAAGGGAAAGATTGTGAATGCCACGGCGAACAACACGGCGGCGATTAACAAGATCTTCGACAGCGACGAAGGCGCGCGTTACATCGGCGAATTTGCCATCGGTTTTAACCGGGAGATCCGGGAGCCGATGCGGGATATTCTTTTTGATGAGAAGATCGCCGGGAGTTTTCACTTCACTCCGGGACAGGCCTATGAAGGTGTGGCGGACAATACCAACCGCAGCCAGGTACATTGGGACCTGGTGAACATCCAGCGGCCGGATTACGGTGGCGGGGAAATTTACTTTGATGGGGAGCTCATCCGCAAGAACGGCCAGTTTTTGGCACCGGAATTGAAGCCGCTGAATTGA
- a CDS encoding CvfB family protein, with product MADLGRLNQLPVLYSTPQGIYLGGGDHGEILLPNRYVPRGTQIDDVLEVFIYRDSEDRLIATTEKPLVMVGESAPLKVVSVNRNVGAFLDWGLPKDLLLPFRQQAEPVYPGDTVIAHAMVDEKTDRIIATTKLNKHLNKPKPVGFKAGQPVALVILAETPLGYNAIVEGTHQGLLYHSNVGARLEIGQKLKGFISAVLPGGKLDLTLDAKGYKRVAPLTEQILTAMQENGGSLSFDDDSSPEVIRQNFDCSKKAFKQALGALFRQRRIRFTNPGIAYVDIRENTGQEWRPGE from the coding sequence ATGGCAGACCTTGGCAGACTCAATCAGCTTCCCGTTCTTTATAGCACGCCGCAGGGCATTTACCTGGGTGGGGGAGACCATGGGGAGATCCTGCTGCCGAATCGCTATGTACCACGGGGGACGCAGATTGATGACGTCCTGGAGGTTTTTATTTATCGGGATTCGGAGGACCGGCTCATCGCCACCACGGAGAAGCCGCTGGTGATGGTGGGGGAGTCTGCGCCGCTGAAGGTGGTGAGCGTGAACCGCAATGTGGGTGCGTTTTTGGACTGGGGACTGCCGAAGGATCTGCTGCTGCCTTTCCGCCAGCAGGCGGAGCCGGTCTATCCGGGGGATACGGTGATCGCCCATGCGATGGTGGATGAGAAGACGGATCGCATCATCGCGACGACGAAGCTGAACAAGCACCTCAACAAACCGAAGCCGGTGGGTTTTAAAGCTGGGCAGCCGGTGGCGCTGGTGATCCTGGCGGAGACACCGCTGGGCTACAATGCCATCGTGGAAGGCACGCACCAGGGGCTGCTGTATCATAGCAATGTGGGCGCGAGGCTGGAGATCGGGCAGAAGCTGAAGGGCTTTATCAGCGCCGTGCTCCCTGGCGGCAAGCTGGACCTGACTCTGGACGCGAAGGGCTATAAGCGTGTGGCCCCGCTGACGGAGCAGATCCTCACCGCTATGCAGGAGAATGGGGGCAGCCTTTCGTTTGATGACGACAGTTCCCCGGAGGTCATCCGGCAGAATTTTGACTGTAGTAAAAAGGCTTTCAAACAGGCGCTTGGGGCTTTGTTTCGCCAGAGGCGCATCCGTTTTACGAATCCTGGAATCGCCTATGTGGACATTCGCGAAAACACAGGGCAGGAGTGGCGACCCGGGGAATGA
- a CDS encoding transposase, translated as MKWIREREAWLLHHPYPWKPEVEREYHERFSQQMERWLDAGHGCCLLRDGEARAVVERTLQHFDDRRYLLHAWVLMPNHAHVLVSIREEWTLPQILHSWKSYSTHALNSLLRRQGALWQEDYFDRLIRDEEHFANCVRYIRRNPEKAHLPENEWSHHETVIARRSLRERK; from the coding sequence ATGAAGTGGATTCGGGAACGTGAAGCATGGCTGCTGCATCATCCTTATCCGTGGAAGCCTGAGGTGGAGCGGGAGTATCACGAGAGGTTTAGCCAGCAAATGGAGCGATGGCTGGATGCAGGCCATGGCTGCTGCCTGTTGCGGGACGGGGAGGCACGAGCTGTGGTGGAGCGAACTTTGCAGCATTTCGATGACCGTCGTTATTTGCTTCATGCCTGGGTGCTGATGCCTAACCATGCGCATGTGCTGGTTTCTATCCGTGAGGAATGGACCTTGCCCCAGATTTTACATAGCTGGAAGAGCTACAGCACCCATGCTCTCAACAGTCTTTTACGCCGTCAGGGAGCATTGTGGCAGGAGGATTATTTTGACCGCTTGATCCGGGATGAGGAGCATTTTGCGAATTGTGTGCGTTACATCCGGCGCAATCCCGAGAAAGCGCATCTGCCGGAGAACGAGTGGAGCCATCATGAAACCGTTATCGCACGAAGATCGTTGCGAGAAAGGAAGTGA
- a CDS encoding type II toxin-antitoxin system VapC family toxin, with product MIYLLDTNVLSEGMKPSPDLRVTAWMDLHQEDCAISVITLAELARGVEAIDEGKRKNELLRRLSFLQEDYSDLILPVDDAVAWEWARYCRGVEEAGFVPSVMDSLIAATALSYGLTVVTRNTGDFPLVPVLDPFLL from the coding sequence GTGATTTACTTGCTGGATACCAACGTGCTTTCGGAAGGTATGAAACCATCTCCCGATTTGCGCGTGACCGCATGGATGGATCTTCATCAGGAAGATTGTGCCATCAGTGTCATCACACTGGCTGAATTGGCGCGAGGTGTGGAAGCGATTGATGAAGGCAAACGTAAAAACGAACTGCTTCGCCGGTTGAGCTTTCTACAGGAAGATTATTCTGACCTCATTTTGCCTGTGGATGATGCAGTGGCCTGGGAGTGGGCGAGGTATTGCCGTGGCGTTGAAGAGGCTGGCTTTGTGCCCAGTGTCATGGACAGCCTGATTGCCGCCACTGCATTGTCATACGGGCTCACGGTGGTCACTCGAAACACTGGTGACTTTCCGCTCGTTCCTGTTCTTGATCCGTTTTTGTTGTGA